The Porites lutea chromosome 4, jaPorLute2.1, whole genome shotgun sequence genome contains a region encoding:
- the LOC140932968 gene encoding uncharacterized protein: MNQLKLKYSHTQDKRFYMKSTGEHQIHLILGDGVYSRIRTERVFKGHPGEPLVEETTFGWVVLGGDEYGSGSSCMYMREVNDYEKLYSLDVLGVEDRGENDQLDVLRDFKESVVRKQDGRYEVGFPWIPGATLTNTNEALSRKRLENVERKLSREKKLKGEYGGIIEEQIRAGVIEEAPQIPSGERVFYMPHKPIVKQSAVTTKVRMVFDASAKPQPLTYSINDCMFTGPPLQPLLWDIMIRVRMSTSLLLGDIEKAFLQIGVKEEDRDAVRFLFNIKGTEKHLRFTRVPFGVEASPFLLGATLQHHFEQQGSEFEETVRALKENTYVDNLMQTGGNVEKLMRFKEESTAILESARFPVHKWESNVKFLESEGMPNPSKILGHVWNKDDDTLELLAKPFPQEHPVTKRTILSYLGTVYDPLGIISPTMAEGKHIYREACDEKKGWNAEVSPRLKNQWLRWTKQLKDVRVPRSVASFVVEIGTVHLHIFADASILACCAAAVAVVEHEAGLTKGLLTSKSRISKRSTSIARLELVSGHMAVNMAKNLSTALQQWPIQTINIWMDSMVALYWITNPGRGWKVFVSNRVKKVAETAGPMNITWKYCPSELNLADLGSRGATIVKMERGNWFAGPDWLLDKRRWPEQPRLSSTKEADEESKVTQEAVLRTQERMFDEWDALLERSTYWRTMRVTAWVLRFIRNCKARSKSKKMSGPLVTEEITAASDYWVKRVQKAEETCLKSPGWKLVKDNCTGVLRCEGRIKRYLPIYLPGGLLAEKLILHIHNQVMHLGVANTMVSVRENWWIPKLRVKVKKVIKNCNICKVYSTKPYGVPSTSALPEYRTEGSGPFEVTGVDFAGPLLYKVGKKEEGKCYVIIFTCASSRAVHLEVARTQTAEEFKSKLNAFISRRTRPRIIISDNAKVFKATADWIKTVRKSEKLQNYVARENIRWQFNLAKSPWWGGIYERLIKEIKKTLHKTLGRSHLSYEAFESVIMDIERNLNNRPLTYVEAEREEEAVLTPNMILWGRDVYAVEDTEGSDAEKLTRMAKRLENAKANAWKRWKREYVHSLMESHRLNKETGTIPQVGEIVLIIGDEKNRR, translated from the coding sequence ATGAATCAGCTGAAGTTGAAGTACTCACATACACAAGACAAGCGGTTCTACATGAAGTCCACAGGAGAACATCAGATACACCTCATTCTCGGAGACGGTGTTTATAGCAGAATAAGGACGGAGAGAGTATTCAAAGGGCACCCGGGAGAGCCGCTGGTAGAGGAGACAACGTTCGGTTGGGTGGTCCTTGGGGGAGACGAATATGGGAGTGGGAGCAGCTGCATGTACATGAGAGAGGTTAATGACTATGAGAAACTGTACAGTTTGGATGTACTGGGAGTCGAGGACCGGGGAGAGAATGATCAGCTGGATGTTCTGCGTGACTTTAAAGAGAGTGTTGTCAGAAAGCAAGATGGAAGGTATGAGGTTGGTTTTCCTTGGATACCGGGAGCTACATTAACGAACACAAATGAAGCACTTAGCAGAAAGCGGCTTGAAAACGTGGAGAGAAAGCTTTCAAGAGAGAAGAAACTGAAAGGAGAGTATGGTGGCATAATTGAAGAGCAAATCAGAGCAGGGGTAATCGAGGAAGCACCTCAGATTCCATCTGGAGAACGTGTGTTTTACATGCCTCACAAGCCAATTGTAAAGCAGAGTGCAGTTACGACTAAGGTTCGCATGGTGTTTGACGCAAGTGCTAAGCCACAGCCTTTGACCTACAGCATCAATGATTGCATGTTCACTGGTCCTCCGTTGCAGCCGCTTCTTTGGGACATAATGATTAGAGTGCGAATGTCCACCAGTCTGCTTCTTGGAGACATAGAAAAGGCGTTTCTCCAGATAGGTGTGAAGGAGGAGGATAGAGATGCAGTCAGATTCTTGTTCAACATTAAAGGAACAGAGAAACATTTAAGATTTACACGTGTACCTTTCGGAGTTGAAGCAAGCCCTTTCCTACTGGGAGCCACTCTGCAGCATCACTTTGAACAACaagggtcagaatttgaagagACAGTGAGAGCACTTAAGGAGAACACTTATGTTGACAATCTCATGCAAACGGGAGGAAATGTAGAGAAACTCATGCGCTTCAAAGAAGAGAGTACTGCCATACTTGAGTCTGCCAGGTTTCCGGTGCACAAGTGGGAATCTAATGTCAAGTTTCTTGAAAGTGAAGGCATGCCAAATCCAAGCAAGATCCTCGGACATGTGTGGAATAAGGATGATGACACACTGGAGCTGCTTGCAAAGCCTTTTCCACAAGAACATCCAGTGACCAAGCGCACTATACTCAGTTACCTAGGAACTGTCTATGACCCACTCGGGATAATCTCGCCCACCATGGCTGAGGGAAAGCATATTTATCGAGAAGCCTGCGATGAGAAGAAAGGCTGGAATGCAGAAGTTTCCCCCAGATTGAAGAACCAATGGTTAAGGTGGACGAAGCAACTTAAAGATGTAAGGGTGCCTAGAAGTGTTGCTTCATTTGTTGTAGAGATAGGAACAGTCCATTTACATATTTTCGCAGATGCCAGTATTCTAGCATGCTGTGCAGCGGCTGTTGCGGTGGTAGAACATGAGGCAGGCCTGACCAAAGGACTTCTGACCTCAAAGTCGCGGATATCAAAGAGAAGTACATCAATAGCAAGACTGGAGCTCGTGAGTGGCCACATGGCAGTAAACATGGCGAAGAACCTCAGCACTGCACTCCAGCAATGGCCCATTCAAACCATCAACATTTGGATGGACAGTATGGTAGCACTATATTGGATAACCAATCCTGGGAGAGGATGGAAGGTGTTTGTATCAAACAGAGTAAAGAAGGTAGCAGAAACCGCTGGTCCAATGAACATCACTTGGAAGTACTGCCCATCAGAGTTGAATCTAGCAGATCTCGGAAGTAGAGGGGCAACCATTGTGAAGATGGAGAGAGGAAACTGGTTTGCCGGTCCGGATTGGCTCTTGGACAAAAGGCGGTGGCCGGAGCAGCCAAGGCTGAGTAGCACCAAAGAAGCAGATGAAGAGAGTAAGGTCACCCAAGAAGCAGTTCTCCGCACACAAGAGCGCATGTTCGATGAGTGGGATGCCTTGTTAGAAAGAAGCACCTACTGGCGTACAATGAGAGTAACAGCATGGGTGTTACGTTTTATCAGAAACTGCAAAGCGAGAAGCAAGTCAAAGAAGATGTCAGGGCCATTAGTTACGGAAGAAATCACAGCTGCAAGTGACTACTGGGTAAAGCGAGTTCAGAAAGCAGAGGAAACATGTCTGAAGTCCCCAGGATGGAAGTTGGTCAAAGATAACTGTACAGGAGTTCTCAGGTGTGAAGGCAGAATTAAACGATATCTGCCGATTTACCTGCCTGGTGGTCTACTTGCGGAGAAGCTTATCCTTCACATCCACAATCAGGTCATGCATCTTGGTGTCGCGAACACGATGGTGAGCGTGAGAGAGAACTGGTGGATACCAAAGTTGAGAGTGAAAGTGAAGAAGGTCATTAAGAACTGCAACATCTGTAAAGTATACTCCACCAAACCTTATGGAGTGCCATCAACTAGTGCTTTGCCAGAATATAGAACGGAGGGGAGCGGACCGTTTGAAGTAACCGGAGTGGACTTTGCCGGACCCTTGCTGTACAAGGTCGGtaagaaagaagaaggaaagtgCTATGTCATTATTTTCACCTGTGCCAGCTCCAGAGCGGTCCATTTGGAAGTTGCAAGAACCCAAACGGCAGAGGAATTCAAGAGTAAGCTGAATGCCTTTATTTCGCGACGAACAAGACCTCGCATCATCATCTCGGATAATGCCAAAGTGTTTAAGGCTACAGCAGATTGGATCAAGACAGTGAGGAAAAGTGAGAAGTTGCAGAATTACGTAGCACGTGAGAACATTCGCTGGCAGTTTAATCTTGCAAAGTCACCCTGGTGGGGAGGAATCTATGAGAGATTGATTAAGGAGATAAAGAAGACCTTGCATAAGACCTTGGGGAGGTCACATCTTTCCTATGAAGCATTTGAATCAGTCATCATGGACATCGAAAGAAATTTGAACAATCGCCCCTTGACATATGTTGAAGCAGAGAGAGAGGAAGAGGCGGTACTTACACCAAACATGATCCTGTGGGGACGAGATGTGTATGCTGTAGAAGACACTGAAGGCTCAGATGCAGAGAAGCTAACAAGGATGGCCAAACGATTGGAAAATGCTAAGGCCAATGCATGGAAACGCTGGAAAAGGGAGTATGTCCATAGCCTAATGGAAAGTCACAGGCTTAACAAGGAAACGGGAACTATACCTCAAGTGGGAGAAATTGTACTCATCATTGGAGACGAAAAGAACCGCAGATAA
- the LOC140935132 gene encoding uncharacterized protein: protein MAIAFANIFMAEFETKLIGQSRIKPIEWKRYIDDVFSLWNKGKQDINLFIEQANQFHPSIKFTADISENEITFLDTIIYKGDRFQTDSILDIKTHYKTTETFQYTHFTSCHPQGVKQGFIKGEATRLLRTNSSQTTFEECLSNFKLRLKARGYPDNFIERSLTGVRFVDRRLALQQRKKTQTKKIWPFVTTYHPAVRGLKEILMNNWVVIQNQPLLKSIYTKPPIISYKRGKSLKDTLVRVKM from the coding sequence ATGGCAATTGCTTTTGCAAACATCTTCATGgcagaatttgaaacaaaactcaTCGGCCAAAGCAGAATCAAGCCAATAGAATGGAAACGTTACATCGATGACGTTTTCTCCCTATGGAATAAAGGCAAGCAAGACATCAATTTGTTCATTGAACAAGCTAACCAGTTCCACCCTTCAATCAAATTTACAGCTGACATTTCAGAGAACGAAATTACTTTCCTTGACACAATAATATACAAAGGTGACAGATTTCAAACTGACTCTATCCTCGACATCAAGACCCACTACAAGACGACAGAAACCTTCCAATACACGCATTTCACCTCCTGCCACCCACAGGGTGTAAAACAGGGTTTTATCAAAGGCGAAGCGACGAGACTCCTAAGAACAAACTCTTCACAAACTACTTTTGAAGAGTGCCTCTCAAACTTCAAACTGCGCCTCAAAGCGCGCGGATATCCTGACAACTTCATTGAGAGGTCCCTAACAGGAGTCCGCTTCGTGGACAGAAGGTTGGCTctccaacaaagaaaaaagactcaaacaaaaaaaatttggccattTGTCACGACATATCACCCGGCAGTACGTGgcctaaaagaaattttaatgaataacTGGGTTGTAATACAAAACCAGCCGTTACTGAAAAGCATCTATACTAAACCTCCGATTATATCATATAAGAGAGGCAAATCCTTAAAAGACACGCTTGTTAGagtaaaaatgtaa